A region of Micromonas commoda chromosome 4, complete sequence DNA encodes the following proteins:
- a CDS encoding histone acetyltransferase (Histone acetyltransferase in the GNAT/MYST superfamily; pedicted homolog of yeast GCN5. ChromDB ID: HAG20102) yields the protein MRHKARAQANTLAGGFNWLCPEEKPTLGPPKGTESTADRAAVGARTAKGGGMDLIRNFLGGGNNGEEPDAKRVKREDDDSAGAANGGANGTSTSGAGGAGGAGVEGKVDHLGQYAMREIHLRKQEEDGELVYMVIKNDGEEQNMIWLVNLKNIFSKQLPNMPKEYIVRLVMDPRHHSMICLKNNTVIGGITYRPFWRQNMGEIAFCAVSANEQVKGYGTRLMNHLKEYVCDKENMTHLITFADNNAVGYFQKQGFTKDVMMEREKWVGYIKEYDGGTIMECALSAQVSYTEFPVMIRQQRAAVDEKVREMSNSHVVYPGLAQFKGPAGPGGVRKPVPPEVIKGIKEAGWEPPGPPRYRLVHPGCGDGTPTTDNLHRFMVALVNLVQNHIDSWPFISPVPAEEVPDYYDVVKDPICLETIKERVESGEYYQTLEMFAADFRLMFNNCRLYNAPDTVFYKNATRLEAYFESKVAAGISWKAGRGERSLDRF from the coding sequence ATGAGACACAAGGCGAGAGCACAAGCAAACACACTGGCGGGAGGGTTCAATTGGCTTTGCCCTGAAGAAAAACCCACCCTTGGCCCCCCCAAAGGGACAGAAAGCACCGCAGATCGCGCTGCCGTGGGGGCGCGGACTGCGAAAGGCGGCGGCATGGATCTCATTCGAAACTTCCTGGGAGGTGGGAACAACGGCGAGGAGCCCGATGCGAAGCGCGTGAAGCGagaggacgacgacagcgccggcgccgcgaacggagGGGCGAATggcacgtccacgagcggcgcgggcggcgcgggaggggcgggggtGGAGGGAAAGGTGGACCACCTCGGCCAGTACGCCATGCGGGAGATACATTTGCGCaagcaggaggaggacggtGAACTCGTGTACATGGTCATCAagaacgacggcgaggagcagAACATGATCTGGCTCGTCAACCTAAAGAACATCTTCAGCAAGCAGCTCCCTAACATGCCAAAGGAGTACATCGTGCGCCTGGTGATGGACCCAAGGCACCACTCCATGATCTGTTTGAAGAATAACACCGTAATTGGCGGCATCACGTACAGGCCGTTCTGGAGGCAGAACATGGGAGAGATTGCGTTCTGCGCAGTGAGCGCCAACGAGCAGGTGAAGGGCTACGGCACCCGGCTGATGAACCACCTGAAGGAGTACGTGTGCGACAAGGAGAACATGACGCACCTCATCACGTTCGCGGACAACAACGCGGTGGGATACTTTCAGAAGCAGGGCTTCACCAAGGACGTCATGATGGAGCGCGAGAAATGGGTCGGCTACATCAAGGAGTACGACGGCGGCACCATCATGGAGTGCGCCCTCTCTGCGCAGGTTTCGTACACAGAGTTCCCGGTGATGATCCGgcagcagcgcgcggcggtggacgaaaAGGTGAGGGAAATGTCCAACTCGCACGTGGTGTACCCCGGTCTGGCGCAGTTCAAGGGACCCGCGGGACCGGGCGGCGTGCGCAAACCTGTGCCCCCAGAGGTCATCAAGGGTATAAAGGAAGCTGGCTGGGAGCCGCCGGGCCCGCCCAGGTACCGGCTCGTCCACCCGGgctgcggcgacggcacgcccaCGACCGATAATCTTCACAGGTTCATGGTGGCGCTAGTGAATCTGGTGCAGAACCACATAGACTCGTGGCCCTTCATATCGCCGGTGCCTGCGGAGGAGGTGCCGGACTACTACGACGTGGTCAAGGATCCCATCTGCCTGGAGACAATCAAGGAGCGGGTGGAGAGCGGGGAGTACTACCAGACCCTCGAGATGTTCGCTGCGGACTTCAGACTGATGTTCAACAACTGCAGGCTGTACAACGCGCCGGACACTGTGTTCTACAAGAACGCCACGCGGCTCGAGGCGTACTTTGAGTCGAAGGTGGCAGCGGGAATTTCCTGGAAAGCTGGCAGGGGCGAACGGTCGCTTGACCGGTTCTGA
- a CDS encoding hypothetical protein (Protein of unknown function (DUF1336). This family represents the C-terminus (approximately 250 residues) of a number of hypothetical plant proteins of unknown function. expressed; conserved uncharacterized DUF1336 protein), translating to MACCFKQPTVEDDDGPTLVAGKFAADNAPAGHVVNRDSELKSRKASNARPARISNGAAHSGRAPRLSMGDTDDEWHDAEDTMPSLDPTWANSPSSKEIGSILEEHGIKLEVREAPAEGIGRCLIPRLDIPFEKPGDGDTLSWSANPLGQGFRLRGKQYKKDRKKFPSEKPLYDVVHVLAFRSDKQKLDFGELIFGGDVGEIIHGCPTVYIANLMLPDYPPANPLWGKKEKGGPDGPGQHIVVVARMTEETRAELERCGGDVDKMAPEVGLMARHFRAGPHDENGMDMPPHPAPVRHCTKMVCMVADGQQELPMVVRVAIGQGNGKPFMVNKTGYFTKHEGKGYFEIAVNAHNFGQFATNGLRNCHSFFKHLVLDIGVTLQGDHPDELPERLLFAFRAVKPDLHHIQVHVDELDEEAKSIGKGREARPWLSWDELKMPGT from the coding sequence ATGGCCTGCTGCTTCAAGCAGCCCACCgttgaggacgacgacgggccgACTTTGGTTGCGGGAAAGTTCGCCGCCGACAACGCGCCGGCCGGGCATGTCGTGAACCGAGACTCTGAGCTGAAGTCGAGAAaagcctcgaacgcgcggcccGCCCGAATctcgaacggcgccgcgcactcAGGACGCGCACCGAGGCTGTCCATGGgggacaccgacgacgagtggCACGATGCGGAGGACACGATGCCTTCTCTCGACCCCACGTGGGCTAACTCCCCGAGCTCGAAGGAGATTGGATCGATCCTTGAGGAGCACGGGATCAAGCTGGAGGTCAGGGAGGCACCCGCAGAGGGCATCGGCCGGTGCCTCATCCCCCGCTTGGACATCCCCTTCGAGAAACCCGGAGACGGCGATACGTTGAGTTGGAGCGCTAACCCGCTTGGCCAAGGGTTCAGACTGCGCGGCAAGCAGTACAAGAAAGATAGGAAGAAGTTCCCGTCCGAGAAGCCCCTGtacgacgtcgtccacgtctTGGCGTTTCGGAGCGACAAGCAGAAGCTGGACTTTGGCGAGCTgatcttcggcggcgacgtcggtgagATCATCCACGGGTGTCCGACGGTGTACATCGCGAATCTCATGTTGCCGGACTATCCCCCGGCGAATCCGCTGTGGGGCAAGAAGGAAAAGGGCGGTCCGGACGGTCCCGGACAGCACATCGTCGTGGTGGCGAGGATGACGGAGGAGACTCGCGCTGAGCTGGAGCGCTGCGGCGGGGATGTTGACAAGATGGCGCCGGAGGTTGGTCTGATGGCGCGCCATTTCAGGGCGGGGCCGCACGATGAAAACGGCATGGACATGCCTCCGCACCCCGCGCCTGTGAGGCACTGCACGAAGATGGTGTGCATGGTGGCGGATGGGCAGCAGGAGCTCCCGATGGTGGTGCGCGTGGCCATCGGGCAGGGTAACGGGAAGCCATTCATGGTGAACAAGACGGGTTACTTCACCAAGCATGAGGGCAAAGGGTACTTCGAGATCGCAGTGAACGCCCACAACTTCGGGCAGTTCGCGACGAACGGTCTGAGAAATTGTCACAGCTTCTTCAAGCACCTCGTGCTTGACATCGGTGTGACGCTGCAAGGGGATCATCCAGACGAGCTGCCGGAGCGGCTCCTTTTTGCCTTCCGAGCGGTCAAGCCGGACCTTCACCACATCCaggtccacgtcgacgagctcgacgaggaggcgaaaTCGATCGGTAAGGGACGGGAGGCCAGGCCTTGGTTGAGTTGGGACGAGCTGAAGATGCCCGGCACGTGA
- a CDS encoding predicted protein gives MSSAGGSEDVGRDLCLRLTSRRVPENAAQKDRTGLPFGVTVQPFKPLPHFPVDASALLDPADEVARCGDCFGYVNGFCGLERDGWVCILCGNFSYWSSDPVGDGGKPRYKRNARRNELPEIALPEYEIEVAREVLTVNPREPLGTAPVYVALIDTTAPEETLELVRSAVLAAIEAVGPDALFGIVTFADRIGLYDVQAAAPSVRRVGLGKDGGLAMPLEEALPLRRLLAPVGAFKEELAAAVETIAPAKSRFGSAGFSHPGVDDGTIDGGDGPVGRRAFGPALEATLAWLGADAVETRGEGRGAGDGVGGGDLRHPSCRVLSFLAGLPNLGDGALDDEIYRECAADLDSPDHEEAAKAADALGQPRVDFYADAGARAALAAVVVDVFSLGGGDGAAAFADLASVAPLTEQSGGALYHYDTVGKGGASDAPLPRDVFRLLRAESQAHHCTLRLRTSAEFEVAAAYGAAVPDDVYPGLYHVVRCGPGDCFAFDFRHKSAAGFGRRGDCPPTAQLAFEYTALTPLPPDPATQAARYLRQRRRRVCTAQARVASSPKDVFATVDAECVVSLLAHKILATAEEKGLAEARLLLSDWLVILTSRFNHETGVARFDPKDAAAVDGAFTSCVPLQQMPRMVFALLRSTMLRPRGVQPDERTRARALARRLDPPSLSRLLYPRLSSYADVDTQAFPRHSLTRTAVTTSNGAVFLVDAFDVVVVFYAPAQPGSERASLPYPPPQGSAVRAAVNALREEREVTPRVVYIRGGAEDPSAFHDLLIEELDVDGLEGGASGFVGFLHTVESQARRFMREA, from the coding sequence atgtcgagcgcggggggctcCGAGGATGTCGGCCGGGACCTCTGCCTCAGGCTCACATCTCGCAGAGTTCCCGAGAACGCCGCGCAGAAGGACAGGACTGGCCTGCCCTTCGGCGTCACCGTGCAGCCCTTCAAGCCGCTGCCGCACTTCCCAGTGGACGCGTCGGCACTTCTAGatcccgcggacgaggtggcgCGATGCGGCGACTGCTTCGGGTACGTCAACGGGTTCTGCGggctggagcgcgacggtTGGGTGTGCATCCTGTGCGGAAACTTCTCCTACTGGAGCTCCGATCCCGTGGGCGATGGCGGCAAGCCGCGGTACAAGAGGAACGCGCGCAGGAACGAGCTACCCGAGATCGCGCTCCCCGAGTACGAGATCGAggtggcgagggaggtgCTGACGGTAAACCCGCGCGAACCGCTGGGGACTGCGCCCGTGTacgtcgcgctcatcgaTACCACCGCACCCGAGGAGaccctcgagctcgtgcggAGCGCGGTTCTCGCGGCCATTGAGGCGGTGGGCCCCGACGCCCTCTTCGGCATCGTCACCTTCGCCGATCGGATCGGCCTGTACGACGTTCAAGCCGCGGCGCCTTCCGTGCGGCGGGTGGGGCTCGGCAAAGACGGGGGGCTCGCCATGCCGCTGGAGGAAGCGCTTCCGCTCAGAAGGCTGCTGGCGCCGGTGGGTGCGTtcaaggaggagctcgcggcggcggtcgagaccatcgcgccggcgaagtcGCGATTCGGATCTGCGGGGTTTTCGCATCCGGGGGTTGACGACGGGACGatcgacgggggcgacgggccgGTCGGTAGGAGGGCGTTCGGacccgcgctggaggcgacACTCGCGTGgctgggcgcggacgcggtggagacgaggggcgagggacggggagccggcgacggggtgggcgggggcgatcTCCGGCACCCCTCGTGCCGCGTCCTCTCGTTCCTTGCGGGCTTAcccaacctcggcgacggggctcTGGACGACGAGATATAccgcgagtgcgccgccgaTCTCGACTCCCCGGACCACGAGGAGGCTGCCAAAgcggcggacgccctcgGTCAACCGCGGGTCGACTTctacgcggacgcgggcgcgagagccgccctcgccgccgttgtcGTGGACGTCttctcgctcggcggcggggacggcgccgccgcgttcgcggatctcgcgtcggtcgcgccgctgacggagcagagcggcggcgcgctctaCCACTACGACACGGTCGGTAAGGGCGgtgcgagcgacgcgccgctccctcgcgacgtcttTCGCCTGCTCCGCGCGGAGTCCCAGGCGCACCACTGCACGCTGCGGCTGAGGACCAGCGCCGAGTTTGAGGTTGCCGCGgcgtacggcgccgcggtccccGACGACGTGTACCCCGGCCTGTACCACGTCGTGAGGTGCGGGCCGGGCGATTGCTTCGCGTTCGACTTTCGTCACAAGTCCGCGGCCGGGTTCGGCAGGCGCGGGGACTGCCCGCCAaccgcgcagctcgcgttTGAGTACACCGCGCtgacgccgctgccgccggaTCCCGCGACGCAGGCGGCGAGGTACCTGAGGCAGCGTCGAAGGAGGGTGTGCACCGCGCAGGCGAgggtggcgtcgtcccccAAGGACGTGTTCGCCACTGTCGACGCGGAGTGCGTCGTCAGCCTGCTCGCGCACAAGATcctggccaccgcggaggagaaaGGCCTTGCCGAGGCGAGGCTGCTCCTCTCCGACTGGCTCGTCATCCTCACCAGCAGGTTCAACCACGAgaccggcgtcgcgaggttcGATCCCAaggacgcggccgcggtggacggcgcgtTCACGTCGTGCGTCCCGCTGCAGCAGATGCCTCGGATGGTCTTCGCGCTCCTTCGCTCGACGATGCTccgaccccgcggcgtccagcccGACGAACGAACCCGCGCGAGAGCCCTCGCCAGGCGACTcgacccgccgtcgctctcgcGCCTGCTCTACCCGCGACTGAGCAGCTacgccgacgtggacacCCAGGCGTTCCCGCGACACTCCCTGACGCGCACGGCGGTGACCACGTCCAACGGCGCCGTGTTCCTCGTGGACgccttcgacgtcgtcgtggtctTCTACGCGCCCGCGCAGCCCGGGAGCGAGCGAGCGTCGCTGccgtacccgccgccgcagggcagcgcggtgcgcgcggcggtgaacgcgctgCGAGAGGAGCGGGAGGTGA
- a CDS encoding Ulp1 protease family protein, producing the protein MEDKVLDYHDTLLRVRDVCLLTGPNWLNDAILGFYFSFLQKDKYASLRRSVSFVDASVSFLVANVAEGDVAEILEPLGLQSRQIVLFSVSNNEDVEVPEGGSHWSLLVFRKGERGGMDTFEHYDSAGAVNERAASGLVAAVAPYLCNSRRHKFTSSPAATPRQDNGHDCGLYVLAVADAVCSAHELSQSGNVDEESTLTRKLGKITPGFIADFRLELLDLVEELSSGMDTGTATTLDTASSLEHCEYIA; encoded by the coding sequence ATGGAGGACAAGGTGCTGGACTACCACGATACCTTGCTCCGAGTACGTGACGTCTGCCTTCTCACCGGTCCAAACTGGCTCAACGACGCCATCTTGGGGTTCTACTTCTCATTCCTCCAGAAGGACAAGTACGCCAGCTTACGACGCTCGGTTAGCTTCGTGGACGCATCGGTTAGCTTCCTGGTGGCAAACGTGGCAGAAGGAGATGTCGCGGAGATCTTGGAGCCCCTCGGGTTGCAAAGCAGGCAGATCGTACTATTCTCCGTGTCCAACAACGAGGACGTGGAGGTGCCGGAGGGAGGGAGTCACTGGAGCCTGCTTGTGTTCAGGAAgggcgagcgaggcgggATGGACACATTCGAGCACTACGACTCGGCGGGGGCCGTGAAcgagcgagcggcgtcgggtctcgtcgcggcggtcgcgccctACCTTTGCAACTCCAGGCGGCACAAGTTTACGAGCTCGCCAGCGGCTACGCCCCGACAGGATAATGGTCACGACTGTGGATTGTACGTGCTGgccgtggcggacgcggtgtgCAGCGCCCACGAGCTCAGTCAGTCCGGGAACGTTGACGAAGAGTCGACATTGACGCGTAAACTCGGAAAGATAACCCCGGGGTTCATCGCTGACTTTcggctcgagctccttgaccTGGTCGAGGAGCTCTCGTCTGGAATGGACACAGGGACTGCGACGACGCTGGACACCGCATCGTCGCTCGAACATTGCGAATACATAGCGTAG
- a CDS encoding set domain protein (Predicted histone H3 lysine 4 methyltransferase. ChromDB ID: SDG20124), translating into MSPADAATGGAVSGEVEKLTAKTRELQSALLSDLGGNRFECFRAPTTLTDAYTEAQAFQAALADDPDGKKKRRMMEEEAERTKKWAMPPGESLIDENHAPFLAYNEEYFRHITAEDVAAFVPEGPTKLEDDPDFRIPALGRYYVLEWEDEDAQEAERRRLYEEELRRNPPPPPPPEPKPKKKSHKKKATRPDDKLQVQVVSPMENPDEKAECCHVCWDGESYEDNPILFCETCDVAVHKGCYGIVRIPTGDWNCKACVFKKKNPSKRAPQCCLCPTPGGALKPTGNGKWCHLFCSQWMPETFIDDIKTMEPVMGIGDIDKERNALTCSVCKKRGCGPCIQCVFGHCAVAYHPICAFNAGDHTMQIKTRIGEEGCQYLSYCVKHSKVIGASASGKKREEDSVEEDGDDGETSERETEITDSDVDISESVSMSKKRGRGRPTKAELEARKRASVGTPAATGRSTRGKPSPPLEFSRTFTKVTERDQALEDADHDEEGAEKENANAAGIASIDAMERAKEREREREKQLHEVADAEIKSLLMNDVTLSKRTIAEVAKSAGVVGGTRVLEAWIASDAKESATEHQPVVQAIRAWLRKESLQAMSPKKPIADGGEDGQSNGAVLMDVEEGAGAVGLGRSALMGVTKEGEEGVKAEDDPAMALVGHPDGPEHDPPVDIQHLSEHTIQVLAMPPPGMPEEPESARQDDDTSKTEKKPGPGRPPKCPVCVVHKKGICGTVSAPLKCHRRNKQAAAQVTPDSPSATWEEGEEPDSMEEELAKLDRATDLLGLAPDDEVVGELLQAQAALARTLWITRTLAAKALTNAKAAAADEAADRQEKIEWVEETEKYEERWRGGRWREEYLRKRGLPSADLQGAFGAMSGTISPGGTTQLSPGGTRHQLAELVDPLVETGAMEDALCAVCGGGDSEEPNEIIFCERCEVAVHQDCYGVDEVPEDDWLCWPCHVAEENEKARGMPPSRPPRWLREAGDGSLYDPRPACVLCPVKRGALRAVIEPAPPPKHSAPRSTAATVSAAAAPATPSKDGGYGDSTLVDGPAAAGGDAEPTRQTAVNIEARTESGAADEENCNKILPNSPAAVRRAALVGYDVHPGKDPHTVCPPVGAPVKKESDEGAVRWAHVVCAQCVPGIDFASAPEPGVASAVVRGLDRVPRSAFEADCIVCRRSEGAVVQCTAPGCTLNFHPLCARRNGWLLSEAEFQNSKRHAFCGRHSMAERRRLEAGGDPRAVGGGGRGRGRPPLSGRGGRGGRGPKAGGSKRRPPPTRDEMELLKRSRYGLEKLRILCERVLRREKLKRSELELQTELWSMQMAGLDDGGGATTEISPPPSPSRLRAWMTPRMADSLNATLPLGYAYQPESP; encoded by the exons ATGTCGCCGGCTGATGCGGCGACCGGGGGTGCGGTTTCCGGGGAGGTGGAGAAGTTGACGGCAAAAACTCGCGAGCTGCAGTCAGCGCTGCTGTCTGATCTGGGCGGGAACCGCTTCGAGTGCTTCCGCGCTCCGACCACGCTGACGGACGCCTACACGGAAGCTCAGGCGTTCCAGGCGGCTCTGGCGGACGATCCCGATGGTAAGAAGAAGCGCAGGatgatggaggaggaggctgagagGACGAAGAAGTGGGCGATGCCCCCGGGGGAGTCCCTCATAGACGAGAACCACGCGCCTTTCCTCGCGTACAACGAGGAGTACTTTCGCCACATCACCGCCGAAGACGTAGCTGCGTTCGTGCCGGAGGGGCCGACTAAGCTTGAGGACGACCCTGACTTTCGCATACCCGCGCTGGGGAGGTACTACGTGCTTG AATGGGAAGACGAAGACGCTCAGGAAGCcgaacgtcgtcggctcTACGAGGAAGAGCTGCGCAGGaaccctcccccgccgcctccgccggagCCCAagccgaagaagaagagccACAAGAAAAAAGCGACACGGCCGGATGACAAGCTGCAGGTGCAGGTGGTGTCGCCCATGGAGAACCCCGACGAAAAGGCAGAGTGCTGCCACGTGTGCTGGGACGGGGAATCGTACGAAGATAACCCCATTCTTTTCTGCGAGACGTGCGACGTTGCGGTGCACAAGGGGTGCTACGGCATCGTGCGGATACCCACCGGCGACTGGAACTGCAAGGCTTGCGTCTTCAAGAAGAAGAATCCGTCCAAGCGGGCGCCGCAGTGCTGCCTGTGCCCGACGCCCGGTGGGGCGCTGAAACCCACGGGAAACGGCAAATGGTGCCATCTCTTCTGTTCGCAGTGGATGCCTGAGACGTTCATAGACGACATCAAGACGATGGAGCCAGTGATGGGCATCGGCGACATCGACAAGGAACGGAACGCGCTCACGTGCTCGGTTTGCAAGAAGCGCGGCTGCGGACCTTGCATCCAGTGCGTTTTCGGTCACTGCGCCGTCGCGTACCATCCCATATGCGCGTTTAACGCCGGCGATCACACGATGCAGATTAAGACGAGGATCGGGGAGGAGGGTTGCCAGTATTTGAGCTACTGCGTGAAGCACTCGAAGGTTATCGGGGCAAGCGCCTCTGGAAagaagcgcgaggaggactcTGTTGAGGAAGATGGGGACGATGGGGAAACGTCGGAGAGGGAGACCGAAATAACCGACAGCGACGTCGATATTTCCGAGTCCGTGTCCATGTCGAAGAAACGAGGGCGTGGGAGGCCGACGAAGGCTGAGTTGGAGGCGCGCAAGCGAGCCTCCGTTgggacgccggcggcaaCTGGCCGGTCCACCCGAGGCAAGCCGAGCCCCCCCCTGGAATTCAGCAGGACGTTCACGAAAGTGACCGAACGTGACCAGGCCCTCGAGGATGCAGATCATGACGAGGAGGGTGCAGAGAAAGAAAACGCAAACGCGGCGGGGATTGCATcgatcgacgcgatggagagGGCGAAGGAGAGGGAACGAGAGAGGGAGAAGCAGCTTCACGAAGTTGCGGACGCGGAGATAAAGTCGCTGCTGATGAACGACGTGACTCTATCGAAGCGAACCATCGCGGAAGTGGCTAAAAGCGCGGGCGTGGTAGGAGGTACTCGTGTGCTCGAGGCTTGGATTGCATCCGATGCGAAGGAGTCCGCCACAGAGCATCAGCCGGTCGTGCAGGCGATTCGGGCATGGCTCAGGAAAGAGTCGCTCCAGGCAATGTCGCCCAAGAAACccatcgcggacggcggcgaagatggGCAATCAAACGGTGCGGTGCTCATGGACGTCGAAGAGGGTGCAGGGGCGGTTGGTCTCGGTCGATCGGCCCTGATGGGTGTGACGAAGGAGGGTGAGGAGGGTGTCAAGGCTGAGGATGacccggcgatggcgttggTTGGGCACCCGGATGGTCCAGAGCATGATCCCCCAGTCGACATCCAACACCTCTCTGAGCACACGATTCAGGTGCTGGCGATGCCACCTCCCGGGATGCCGGAGGAACCCGAGTCCGCCAGGCAGGATGACGACACCTCCAAAACCGAGAAGAAACCCGGTCCCGGTCGCCCGCCGAAATGCCCCGTCTGTGTTGTACACAAGAAGGGCATCTGCGGCACCGTGTCTGCGCCTCTCAAGTGTCACCGCCGAAATAAGCAGGCCGCCGCTCAGGTCACCCCCGACTCTCCCAGCGCGACTTGGGAAGAAGGCGAGGAGCCGGAttcgatggaggaggagctcgccaagctggATCGCGCCACcgacctcctcggcctcgcgccggaTGACGAGGTGGTTGGCGAGCTGCTTCAGGCCCAggctgcgctcgcgcgaACTCTCTGGATCACGcggacgctcgccgccaaaGCCCTGACGAATGCGAAAGCCGCAGCTGCAGACGAGGCTGCGGATCGCCAGGAAAAGATAGAATGGGTGGAAGAGACGGAGAAGTACGAGGAGCGATGGCGCGGTGGGAGGTGGAGGGAGGAGTACCTTCGGAAGCGGGGCTTGCCCTCGGCGGATTTGCAAGGTGCCTTTGGGGCCATGAGCGGCACGATCAGCCCGGGCGGAACTACGCAACTATCTCCCGGCGGGACGCGTCACCAGCTGGCGGAGCTGGTCGATCCGCTCGtcgagacgggcgcgatggaggatGCCCTCTGTGCGGTgtgcggcggaggcgattcGGAGGAACCCAACGAGATCATCTTTTGCGAGCGGTGCGAGGTTGCCGTTCACCAGGACTGCTACGGAGTCGACGAGGTCCCGGAGGACGACTGGCTGTGCTGGCCGTGTCACGTGGCTGAGGAGAACGAGAAGGCGAGGGGCATGCCGCCCAGTCGCCCGCCCCGCTGGCTCCGagaggctggcgacggcTCCCTGTACGATCCGAGGCCGGCGTGTGTGCTGTGCCCGGtgaagcgcggcgcgctgcgggcggtcatcgagcccgcgcctccgccaaaGCACTCGGCTCCGCGATCTACCGCCGCTACCGTATCAGCCGCTGCGGCACCGGCGACTCCGTCGAAGGATGGCGGCTACGGGGACTCCacgctcgtcgacggaccGGCTGCGGCGGGTGGGGACGCGGAACCGACGAGGCAAACCGCGGTGAACATCGAGGCCCGCACGGAATCGGGGGCTGCCGACGAGGAAAACTGCAACAAGATTCTTCCAAACTCTCCCGCGGCGGTACGTCGAGCGGCGTTGGTGGGCTACGACGTTCACCCCGGAAAGGATCCGCACACCGTCTGCCCCCCGGTTGGTGCCCCGGTCAAGAAGGAaagcgacgagggcgcggtgcGGTGGGCGCACGTGGTTTGCGCGCAGTGTGTGCCAGGGATCGACTTCGCGTCCGCTCCCGAACCTGGTGTAGCGTCTGCCGTGGTACGGGGTCTGGATAGGGTGCCTCGATCAGCCTTTGAGGCTGATTGCATCGTCTGTCGCAGGTCCGAAGGTGCCGTCGTGCAGTGCACCGCCCCCGGATGCACCCTCAACTTCCACCCGCTGTGCGCGCGACGCAATGGCTGGCTCCTATCCGAGGCGGAGTTCCAGAACAGCAAGCGCCACGCGTTCTGCGGTCGTCACTCCATGGCCGAGCGGCGCCGTCTTGAGGCTGGTGGGGATCCacgcgcggtgggcggaggcggtcggggccgcgggcgcccgcCCCTCTCCGGTcgtggcggtcgcggcggtcgcgggccCAAGGCTGGAGGTTCCAAGCGCAGACCACCTCCCACGCGCGATGAGATGGAGCTGCTCAAGCGTTCTCGTTACGGACTCGAAAAGCTCAGAATCTTGTGCGAGAGggtgctccgccgcgagaagctcaagcgttcggagctcgagctccaAACAGAGCTCTGGTCTATGCAAATGGCTGgcctggacgacggcggaggcgcgacaACGGAGATAAGTCCACCGCCCTCTCCCAGCCGCTTGCGAGCGTGGATGACCCCCAGGATGGCAGATTCGTTGAACGCGACACTACCCTTGGGGTATGCGTATCAACCGGAGTCGCCTTGA